In Vigna unguiculata cultivar IT97K-499-35 chromosome 3, ASM411807v1, whole genome shotgun sequence, a single genomic region encodes these proteins:
- the LOC114179514 gene encoding bifunctional dethiobiotin synthetase/7,8-diamino-pelargonic acid aminotransferase, mitochondrial isoform X3: MFRFPSVLLYRRLHRRKLSTTPSRPPSLPLSHPIYLIWGSNTGVGKTLVSAGIAAASLLSSATTPSQFHYLKPLQTGFPADSDSRFVLNKLRQLSLRCNPSVHLSASHRVLNVSPAVPEINPPAGEEGRGPSELHCKTLYAWEEAVSPHLAAEREGLAVKDSVVLETLGKCFEEVVERGACRERSDVLCVVETAGGVASPGPSGTLQCDLYRPFRIPAVLVGDGRLGGISGTISAYESLTLRGYDVVAVAFEDHGLLNEGPLMSYMRNKVPVLVLPPIPRDLSNDLIEWFENSHHIFSNLKEIMLSAYFERIKKLQDMPREAMDIIWWPFTQHQLIPDGGVTVIDSRCGENFSVFKVQKTEVIAPQFDACASWWTQGPDAIMQAELAREMGYTAARYGHVMFPENVHEPALNCAELLLKGVGKGWASRAYFSDNGSTAIEIALKMAFRKFSVDHGLIVDCHEDTTNERPTELMVLALQRSYHGDTLGAMEAQAPSSYTGFLQQPWYTGRGLFLDPPSVFMHNNTWNISIPEGYNWESLKGESIAFSSRDEVFHKGRDKSELATVYSSYISEVLSRFKGSKNVGALIMEPVIQGAGGMHMVDPLFQRVLVNECRSRKIPVIFDEVFTGFWRLGVETAAELIHCVPDIACFGKLLTGGIIPLAVTLATNAVFDSFIGDSKYRAMA, translated from the exons ATGTTCCGTTTCCCCTCCGTGCTCCTCTACCGCCGCCTTCACCGCCGCAAACTCTCCACCACGCCCTCGCGTCCTCCCTCCCTCCCTCTATCCCACCCGATATACCTCATTTGGGGCTCCAATACCGGCGTCGGCAAAACCCTAGTATCCGCCGGCATCGCTGCCGCCTCCCTCCTCTCCTCCGCCACCACTCCCTCCCAATTCCATTACCTCAAGCCCCTCCAAACTGGCTTCCCCGCCGACTCAGACTCCCGCTTCGTCCTCAACAAGCTCCGCCAACTCTCCCTCCGCTGCAACCCTAGCGTCCATCTCTCCGCCTCGCACCGTGTTCTCAACGTCTCCCCTGCCGTACCGGAGATAAATCCGCCGGCCGGAGAGGAAGGACGTGGCCCCTCGGAGCTGCATTGCAAGACTCTGTACGCGTGGGAAGAGGCCGTGTCGCCGCACTTGGCCGCAGAGAGGGAGGGTTTAGCTGTAAAAGACTCGGTTGTGTTGGAAACTCTGGGCAAGTGTTTCGAGGAGGTAGTGGAACGCGGGGCATGTAGGGAGAGATCGGATGTTCTGTGCGTGGTGGAGACAGCTGGTGGAGTTGCCAGTCCAGGTCCTTCTGGGACGCTTCAATGTGACTTGTATAG GCCATTCCGTATTCCTGCAGTTCTTGTTGGGGATGGGCGGCTAGGAGGTATTTCTGGAACAATATCAGCTTATGAAAGCTTGACTCTGCGAGGTTATGATGTTGTTGCTGTTGCTTTTGAAGATCACGGTCTTCTCAATGAGGGTCCACTGATGTCTTATATGCGAAACAA GGTCCCTGTCCTAGTGCTACCACCCATTCCAAGAGATCTATCAAATGACTTGATTGAATGGTTTGAAAATTCTCATCATATATTTAGTAATCTTAAGGAAATAATGCTATCAGCTTATTTTGAGAGAATTAAAAAGCTGCAAGACATGCCAAGAGAAGCAATGGATATCATCTGGTGGCCTTTCACTCAACACCAACTTATTCCTGATGGAGGGGTCACAGTAATTGATTCACGCTGTGGTGAGAACTTTTCTGTCTTCAAG gTTCAGAAGACAGAAGTCATAGCACCACAATTTGATGCATGTGCTAGTTGGTGGACTCAAGGACCTGATGCTATAATGCAG GCTGAGCTAGCTAGGGAAATGGGGTATACTGCTGCTAGATATGGGCATGTAATGTTCCCTGAGAATGTTCATGAGCCAGCCTTAAATTGTGCTGAGCTCTTGCTTAAAGGCGTGGGGAAAG GCTGGGCTTCACGAGCATATTTTTCAGACAATGGATCTACAGCAATTGAAATAGCTCTCAAGATGGCATTTCGTAAATTTTCTGTTGATCACGGGCTTATTGTGGATTGTCATGAGGATACCACAAATGAAAGGCCCACTGAGCTTATG GTCCTTGCACTTCAGAGATCTTACCATGGTGATACACTGGGTGCCATGGAAGCACAGGCACCATCTTCTTATACAGGCTTCCTCCAGCAACCATG GTACACTGGAAGAGGTCTTTTTCTGGATCCTCCTTCTGTGTTTATGCACAACAATACATGGAATATTTCCATACCTGAAGGGTATAATTGGGAGAGTTTGAAAGGTGAAAGTATCG CCTTTTCTTCACGCGATGAAGTATTTCACAAGGGCAGGGATAAGTCCGAGCTTGCTACAGTTTATTCATCTTATATATCAGAAGTATTATCTCGATTTAAAGGGTCAAAAAATGTTGGAGCCTTGATAATGGAACCAG TTATACAAGGCGCTGGTGGAATGCACATGGTTGATCCACTTTTTCAGCGTGTGCTTGTTAATGAGTGTCGGAGTAGAAAAATTCCAGTGATCTTTGATGAGGTTTTTACTGGTTTTTGGCGTTTAGGAGTGGAG